The Glycine soja cultivar W05 chromosome 3, ASM419377v2, whole genome shotgun sequence genome window below encodes:
- the LOC114407707 gene encoding pathogenesis-related protein PR-4-like, translating to MAKVSLFVVCVVCILALASAQSATNVRATYHLYQPEQHNWDLLAVSAYCSTWDADKSLAWRSKYGWTAFCGPSGPQGQQSCGRCLRVTNTRTNAQETVRIVDQCSNGGLDLDIGPFQKLDTDGNGIAQGHLIVNYDFVDCGD from the exons ATGGCAAAGGTATCTCTGTTTGTGGTGTGTGTCGTTTGCATTCTggcattggcctctgctcagaGTGCTACAAATGTGAGAGCTACTTATCATTTGTACCAACCTGAGCAGCATAACTGGGACTTACTCGCAGTCAGTGCATATTGTTCAACTTGGGATGCTGACAAATCCTTGGCATGGCGCAGCAAATACGGTTGGACAGCTTTCTGTGGACCCTCTGGGCCTCAGGGCCAACAATCTTGTGGCAGGTGCTTGAGG GTGACAAACACTAGAACAAACGCTCAGGAAACGGTGAGAATTGTTGATCAGTGCAGCAACGGGGGCTTGGACTTGGATATTGGTCCGTTCCAAAAGCTGGACACTGACGGGAATGGCATTGCTCAAGGCCATCTTATTGTTAACTACGACTTCGTCGACTGCGGTGACTAA